Proteins encoded together in one Ochotona princeps isolate mOchPri1 chromosome 20, mOchPri1.hap1, whole genome shotgun sequence window:
- the GCK gene encoding hexokinase-4 isoform X4 — translation MLDNRARMEAAKKEKVEQILAEFQLQEEDLKKVMRRMQKEMARGLRLETHEEASVKMLPTYVRSTPEGSEVGDFLSLDLGGTNFRVMLVKVGEGEVGQWSVKTKHQMYSIPEDAMTGTAEMLFDYISECISDFLDKHQLKHKKLPLGFTFSFPVRHEDIDKGILLNWTKGFKASGAEGNNIVGLLRDAIKRRGDFEMDVVAMVNDTVATMISCYYEDRQCEVGMIVGTGCNACYMEEMQNVELVEGDEGRMCVNTEWGAFGDSGELDEFLLEYDRMVDESSANPGQQLYEKLIGGKYMGELVRLVLLRLADENLLFGGEASEQLRTRGAFETRFVSQVESDSGDRKQTYNILSTLGLRPSAADCDIVRRACESVSTRAAHMCSAGLAGVINRMRESRCVDVMRITVGVDGSVYKLHPSFKERFHASVRRLTPSCEITFIESEEGSGRGAALISAVACKKACMLGH, via the exons ATGCTGGACAACAGAGCCAGGATGGAGGCCGCCAAGAAGGAGAAG GTGGAGCAGATCCTGGCGGAATTCCAGCTGCAGGAGGAAGACCTGAAGAAGGTGATGCGGCGTATGCAAAAGGAGATGGCCCGAGGCCTGAGGCTGGAGACCCATGAGGAGGCCAGCGTGAAGATGCTGCCCACCTACGTGCGCTCCACCCCTGAAGGCTCGG aAGTCGGGGACTTCCTCTCCCTGGACCTGGGTGGCACCAACTTCCGGGTGATGCTGGTGAAGGTGGGGGAGGGCGAAGTGGGGCAGTGGAGCGTGAAGACCAAGCACCAGATGTACTCCATCCCCGAAGATGCCATGACCGGCACCGCTGAGATG CTCTTTGACTACATCTCCGAGTGCATCTCTGACTTCCTGGACAAGCATCAGCTCAAGCACAAGAAGCTGCCACTAGGTTTCACCTTCTCCTTTCCTGTCCGACACGAAGACATCGACAAG GGCATCCTCCTCAACTGGACCAAGGGCTTCAAGGCCTCGGGGGCAGAAGGGAACAACATCGTGGGGCTCCTAAGAGATGCCATCAAGCGGAGAGGG GACTTTGAGATGGATGTGGTGGCAATGGTGAATGACACGGTGGCCACCATGATCTCCTGCTACTATGAGGACCGCCAGTGTGAGGTTGGCATGATTGTAG GCACCGGCTGCAACGCCTGCTACATGGAGGAGATGcaaaatgtggagctggtggaagGAGACGAGGGCCGCATGTGCGTCAACACCGAGTGGGGTGCCTTCGGGGACTCGGGCGAGCTGGACGAGTTCCTGCTGGAGTACGACCGCATGGTGGACGAGAGCTCCGCGAACCCCGGTCAGCAGCT GTACGAAAAGCTCATCGGTGGCAAGTACATGGGCGAGCTGGTGCGGTTAGTGCTGCTCAGGCTGGCGGACGAAAACCTGCTCTTCGGCGGGGAGGCCTCAGAGCAGCTGCGGACGCGTGGCGCCTTCGAGACGCGCTTCGTGTCGCAGGTGGAGAG CGACTCTGGCGACCGCAAGCAGACTTACAACATCCTGAGCACGCTGGGGCTGCGGCCTTCAGCCGCCGACTGCGACATTGTGCGCCGGGCCTGCGAGAGCGTCTCCACACGCGCTGCGCACATGTGCTCGGCTGGGCTGGCAGGCGTCATCAACCGCATGCGCGAAAGCCGCTGTGTGGACGTGATGCGCATCACCGTGGGCGTGGACGGTTCAGTGTACAAACTGCACCCGAG CTTCAAGGAGCGGTTCCATGCCAGCGTGCGCAGGCTGACGCCCAGCTGCGAGATCACCTTCATCGAGTCGGAGGAGGGCAGCGGCCGGGGCGCAGCGCTGATCTCGGCTGTGGCCTGTAAAAAGGCCTGCATGCTGGGCCATTGA
- the GCK gene encoding hexokinase-4 isoform X1 codes for MLDNRARMEAAKKEKVEQILAEFQLQEEDLKKVMRRMQKEMARGLRLETHEEASVKMLPTYVRSTPEGSEVGDFLSLDLGGTNFRVMLVKVGEGEVGQWSVKTKHQMYSIPEDAMTGTAEMLFDYISECISDFLDKHQLKHKKLPLGFTFSFPVRHEDIDKICCHSLPGVSEGPQLTIDSHLPGACSILSPQGILLNWTKGFKASGAEGNNIVGLLRDAIKRRGDFEMDVVAMVNDTVATMISCYYEDRQCEVGMIVGTGCNACYMEEMQNVELVEGDEGRMCVNTEWGAFGDSGELDEFLLEYDRMVDESSANPGQQLYEKLIGGKYMGELVRLVLLRLADENLLFGGEASEQLRTRGAFETRFVSQVESDSGDRKQTYNILSTLGLRPSAADCDIVRRACESVSTRAAHMCSAGLAGVINRMRESRCVDVMRITVGVDGSVYKLHPSFKERFHASVRRLTPSCEITFIESEEGSGRGAALISAVACKKACMLGH; via the exons ATGCTGGACAACAGAGCCAGGATGGAGGCCGCCAAGAAGGAGAAG GTGGAGCAGATCCTGGCGGAATTCCAGCTGCAGGAGGAAGACCTGAAGAAGGTGATGCGGCGTATGCAAAAGGAGATGGCCCGAGGCCTGAGGCTGGAGACCCATGAGGAGGCCAGCGTGAAGATGCTGCCCACCTACGTGCGCTCCACCCCTGAAGGCTCGG aAGTCGGGGACTTCCTCTCCCTGGACCTGGGTGGCACCAACTTCCGGGTGATGCTGGTGAAGGTGGGGGAGGGCGAAGTGGGGCAGTGGAGCGTGAAGACCAAGCACCAGATGTACTCCATCCCCGAAGATGCCATGACCGGCACCGCTGAGATG CTCTTTGACTACATCTCCGAGTGCATCTCTGACTTCCTGGACAAGCATCAGCTCAAGCACAAGAAGCTGCCACTAGGTTTCACCTTCTCCTTTCCTGTCCGACACGAAGACATCGACAAG ATATGCTGCCACTCGCTGCCCGGGGTGTCTGAGGGGCCCCAGCTGACCATAGACTCCCACCTGCCAGGAGCTTGCAG CATCCTGTCTCCACAGGGCATCCTCCTCAACTGGACCAAGGGCTTCAAGGCCTCGGGGGCAGAAGGGAACAACATCGTGGGGCTCCTAAGAGATGCCATCAAGCGGAGAGGG GACTTTGAGATGGATGTGGTGGCAATGGTGAATGACACGGTGGCCACCATGATCTCCTGCTACTATGAGGACCGCCAGTGTGAGGTTGGCATGATTGTAG GCACCGGCTGCAACGCCTGCTACATGGAGGAGATGcaaaatgtggagctggtggaagGAGACGAGGGCCGCATGTGCGTCAACACCGAGTGGGGTGCCTTCGGGGACTCGGGCGAGCTGGACGAGTTCCTGCTGGAGTACGACCGCATGGTGGACGAGAGCTCCGCGAACCCCGGTCAGCAGCT GTACGAAAAGCTCATCGGTGGCAAGTACATGGGCGAGCTGGTGCGGTTAGTGCTGCTCAGGCTGGCGGACGAAAACCTGCTCTTCGGCGGGGAGGCCTCAGAGCAGCTGCGGACGCGTGGCGCCTTCGAGACGCGCTTCGTGTCGCAGGTGGAGAG CGACTCTGGCGACCGCAAGCAGACTTACAACATCCTGAGCACGCTGGGGCTGCGGCCTTCAGCCGCCGACTGCGACATTGTGCGCCGGGCCTGCGAGAGCGTCTCCACACGCGCTGCGCACATGTGCTCGGCTGGGCTGGCAGGCGTCATCAACCGCATGCGCGAAAGCCGCTGTGTGGACGTGATGCGCATCACCGTGGGCGTGGACGGTTCAGTGTACAAACTGCACCCGAG CTTCAAGGAGCGGTTCCATGCCAGCGTGCGCAGGCTGACGCCCAGCTGCGAGATCACCTTCATCGAGTCGGAGGAGGGCAGCGGCCGGGGCGCAGCGCTGATCTCGGCTGTGGCCTGTAAAAAGGCCTGCATGCTGGGCCATTGA
- the GCK gene encoding hexokinase-4 isoform X2: MLDNRARMEAAKKEKVEQILAEFQLQEEDLKKVMRRMQKEMARGLRLETHEEASVKMLPTYVRSTPEGSEVGDFLSLDLGGTNFRVMLVKVGEGEVGQWSVKTKHQMYSIPEDAMTGTAEMLFDYISECISDFLDKHQLKHKKLPLGFTFSFPVRHEDIDKICCHSLPGVSEGPQLTIDSHLPGACSILSPQGILLNWTKGFKASGAEGNNIVGLLRDAIKRRGDFEMDVVAMVNDTVATMISCYYEDRQCEVGMIVGTGCNACYMEEMQNVELVEGDEGRMCVNTEWGAFGDSGELDEFLLEYDRMVDESSANPGQQLYEKLIGGKYMGELVRLVLLRLADENLLFGGEASEQLRTRGAFETRFVSQVESGPPTPQRLWRPQADLQHPEHAGAAAFSRRLRHCAPGLRERLHTRCAHVLGWAGRRHQPHARKPLCGRDAHHRGRGRFSVQTAPELQGAVPCQRAQADAQLRDHLHRVGGGQRPGRSADLGCGL, from the exons ATGCTGGACAACAGAGCCAGGATGGAGGCCGCCAAGAAGGAGAAG GTGGAGCAGATCCTGGCGGAATTCCAGCTGCAGGAGGAAGACCTGAAGAAGGTGATGCGGCGTATGCAAAAGGAGATGGCCCGAGGCCTGAGGCTGGAGACCCATGAGGAGGCCAGCGTGAAGATGCTGCCCACCTACGTGCGCTCCACCCCTGAAGGCTCGG aAGTCGGGGACTTCCTCTCCCTGGACCTGGGTGGCACCAACTTCCGGGTGATGCTGGTGAAGGTGGGGGAGGGCGAAGTGGGGCAGTGGAGCGTGAAGACCAAGCACCAGATGTACTCCATCCCCGAAGATGCCATGACCGGCACCGCTGAGATG CTCTTTGACTACATCTCCGAGTGCATCTCTGACTTCCTGGACAAGCATCAGCTCAAGCACAAGAAGCTGCCACTAGGTTTCACCTTCTCCTTTCCTGTCCGACACGAAGACATCGACAAG ATATGCTGCCACTCGCTGCCCGGGGTGTCTGAGGGGCCCCAGCTGACCATAGACTCCCACCTGCCAGGAGCTTGCAG CATCCTGTCTCCACAGGGCATCCTCCTCAACTGGACCAAGGGCTTCAAGGCCTCGGGGGCAGAAGGGAACAACATCGTGGGGCTCCTAAGAGATGCCATCAAGCGGAGAGGG GACTTTGAGATGGATGTGGTGGCAATGGTGAATGACACGGTGGCCACCATGATCTCCTGCTACTATGAGGACCGCCAGTGTGAGGTTGGCATGATTGTAG GCACCGGCTGCAACGCCTGCTACATGGAGGAGATGcaaaatgtggagctggtggaagGAGACGAGGGCCGCATGTGCGTCAACACCGAGTGGGGTGCCTTCGGGGACTCGGGCGAGCTGGACGAGTTCCTGCTGGAGTACGACCGCATGGTGGACGAGAGCTCCGCGAACCCCGGTCAGCAGCT GTACGAAAAGCTCATCGGTGGCAAGTACATGGGCGAGCTGGTGCGGTTAGTGCTGCTCAGGCTGGCGGACGAAAACCTGCTCTTCGGCGGGGAGGCCTCAGAGCAGCTGCGGACGCGTGGCGCCTTCGAGACGCGCTTCGTGTCGCAGGTGGAGAG CGGCCCTCCCACCCCGCAGCGACTCTGGCGACCGCAAGCAGACTTACAACATCCTGAGCACGCTGGGGCTGCGGCCTTCAGCCGCCGACTGCGACATTGTGCGCCGGGCCTGCGAGAGCGTCTCCACACGCGCTGCGCACATGTGCTCGGCTGGGCTGGCAGGCGTCATCAACCGCATGCGCGAAAGCCGCTGTGTGGACGTGATGCGCATCACCGTGGGCGTGGACGGTTCAGTGTACAAACTGCACCCGAG CTTCAAGGAGCGGTTCCATGCCAGCGTGCGCAGGCTGACGCCCAGCTGCGAGATCACCTTCATCGAGTCGGAGGAGGGCAGCGGCCGGGGCGCAGCGCTGATCTCGGCTGTGGCCTGTAA
- the GCK gene encoding hexokinase-4 isoform X3 has protein sequence MLDNRARMEAAKKEKVEQILAEFQLQEEDLKKVMRRMQKEMARGLRLETHEEASVKMLPTYVRSTPEGSEVGDFLSLDLGGTNFRVMLVKVGEGEVGQWSVKTKHQMYSIPEDAMTGTAEMLFDYISECISDFLDKHQLKHKKLPLGFTFSFPVRHEDIDKICCHSLPGVSEGPQLTIDSHLPGACSILSPQGILLNWTKGFKASGAEGNNIVGLLRDAIKRRGDFEMDVVAMVNDTVATMISCYYEDRQCEVGMIVGTGCNACYMEEMQNVELVEGDEGRMCVNTEWGAFGDSGELDEFLLEYDRMVDESSANPGQQLYEKLIGGKYMGELVRLVLLRLADENLLFGGEASEQLRTRGAFETRFVSQRLWRPQADLQHPEHAGAAAFSRRLRHCAPGLRERLHTRCAHVLGWAGRRHQPHARKPLCGRDAHHRGRGRFSVQTAPELQGAVPCQRAQADAQLRDHLHRVGGGQRPGRSADLGCGL, from the exons ATGCTGGACAACAGAGCCAGGATGGAGGCCGCCAAGAAGGAGAAG GTGGAGCAGATCCTGGCGGAATTCCAGCTGCAGGAGGAAGACCTGAAGAAGGTGATGCGGCGTATGCAAAAGGAGATGGCCCGAGGCCTGAGGCTGGAGACCCATGAGGAGGCCAGCGTGAAGATGCTGCCCACCTACGTGCGCTCCACCCCTGAAGGCTCGG aAGTCGGGGACTTCCTCTCCCTGGACCTGGGTGGCACCAACTTCCGGGTGATGCTGGTGAAGGTGGGGGAGGGCGAAGTGGGGCAGTGGAGCGTGAAGACCAAGCACCAGATGTACTCCATCCCCGAAGATGCCATGACCGGCACCGCTGAGATG CTCTTTGACTACATCTCCGAGTGCATCTCTGACTTCCTGGACAAGCATCAGCTCAAGCACAAGAAGCTGCCACTAGGTTTCACCTTCTCCTTTCCTGTCCGACACGAAGACATCGACAAG ATATGCTGCCACTCGCTGCCCGGGGTGTCTGAGGGGCCCCAGCTGACCATAGACTCCCACCTGCCAGGAGCTTGCAG CATCCTGTCTCCACAGGGCATCCTCCTCAACTGGACCAAGGGCTTCAAGGCCTCGGGGGCAGAAGGGAACAACATCGTGGGGCTCCTAAGAGATGCCATCAAGCGGAGAGGG GACTTTGAGATGGATGTGGTGGCAATGGTGAATGACACGGTGGCCACCATGATCTCCTGCTACTATGAGGACCGCCAGTGTGAGGTTGGCATGATTGTAG GCACCGGCTGCAACGCCTGCTACATGGAGGAGATGcaaaatgtggagctggtggaagGAGACGAGGGCCGCATGTGCGTCAACACCGAGTGGGGTGCCTTCGGGGACTCGGGCGAGCTGGACGAGTTCCTGCTGGAGTACGACCGCATGGTGGACGAGAGCTCCGCGAACCCCGGTCAGCAGCT GTACGAAAAGCTCATCGGTGGCAAGTACATGGGCGAGCTGGTGCGGTTAGTGCTGCTCAGGCTGGCGGACGAAAACCTGCTCTTCGGCGGGGAGGCCTCAGAGCAGCTGCGGACGCGTGGCGCCTTCGAGACGCGCTTCGTGTCGCAG CGACTCTGGCGACCGCAAGCAGACTTACAACATCCTGAGCACGCTGGGGCTGCGGCCTTCAGCCGCCGACTGCGACATTGTGCGCCGGGCCTGCGAGAGCGTCTCCACACGCGCTGCGCACATGTGCTCGGCTGGGCTGGCAGGCGTCATCAACCGCATGCGCGAAAGCCGCTGTGTGGACGTGATGCGCATCACCGTGGGCGTGGACGGTTCAGTGTACAAACTGCACCCGAG CTTCAAGGAGCGGTTCCATGCCAGCGTGCGCAGGCTGACGCCCAGCTGCGAGATCACCTTCATCGAGTCGGAGGAGGGCAGCGGCCGGGGCGCAGCGCTGATCTCGGCTGTGGCCTGTAA
- the GCK gene encoding hexokinase-4 isoform X5, translating into MGELVRLVLLRLADENLLFGGEASEQLRTRGAFETRFVSQVESDSGDRKQTYNILSTLGLRPSAADCDIVRRACESVSTRAAHMCSAGLAGVINRMRESRCVDVMRITVGVDGSVYKLHPSFKERFHASVRRLTPSCEITFIESEEGSGRGAALISAVACKKACMLGH; encoded by the exons ATGGGCGAGCTGGTGCGGTTAGTGCTGCTCAGGCTGGCGGACGAAAACCTGCTCTTCGGCGGGGAGGCCTCAGAGCAGCTGCGGACGCGTGGCGCCTTCGAGACGCGCTTCGTGTCGCAGGTGGAGAG CGACTCTGGCGACCGCAAGCAGACTTACAACATCCTGAGCACGCTGGGGCTGCGGCCTTCAGCCGCCGACTGCGACATTGTGCGCCGGGCCTGCGAGAGCGTCTCCACACGCGCTGCGCACATGTGCTCGGCTGGGCTGGCAGGCGTCATCAACCGCATGCGCGAAAGCCGCTGTGTGGACGTGATGCGCATCACCGTGGGCGTGGACGGTTCAGTGTACAAACTGCACCCGAG CTTCAAGGAGCGGTTCCATGCCAGCGTGCGCAGGCTGACGCCCAGCTGCGAGATCACCTTCATCGAGTCGGAGGAGGGCAGCGGCCGGGGCGCAGCGCTGATCTCGGCTGTGGCCTGTAAAAAGGCCTGCATGCTGGGCCATTGA
- the GCK gene encoding hexokinase-4 isoform X6, producing the protein MCSAGLAGVINRMRESRCVDVMRITVGVDGSVYKLHPSFKERFHASVRRLTPSCEITFIESEEGSGRGAALISAVACKKACMLGH; encoded by the exons ATGTGCTCGGCTGGGCTGGCAGGCGTCATCAACCGCATGCGCGAAAGCCGCTGTGTGGACGTGATGCGCATCACCGTGGGCGTGGACGGTTCAGTGTACAAACTGCACCCGAG CTTCAAGGAGCGGTTCCATGCCAGCGTGCGCAGGCTGACGCCCAGCTGCGAGATCACCTTCATCGAGTCGGAGGAGGGCAGCGGCCGGGGCGCAGCGCTGATCTCGGCTGTGGCCTGTAAAAAGGCCTGCATGCTGGGCCATTGA
- the MYL7 gene encoding myosin regulatory light chain 2, atrial isoform, which produces MALQASRKASTRGKAAATKQAQRGSSNVFSMFEQAQIQEFKEAFSCIDQNHDGIICKSDLRETYSQLGKVNVPDEELDAMLQEGKGPINFTVFLSLFGEKLNGTDPEEAILSAFRMFDPSGQGVVNKDEFTQLLLTQADKFSPAEVEQMFALTPMDLAGNIDYKSLCYIITHGDEKEE; this is translated from the exons ATGGCGTTGCAGGCCAGCAGGAAGGCGAGCACCCGGGGCAAGGCCGCGGCCACCAAGCAAGCCCAACGTGGCTCCTCCAATGTTTTCTCCATGTTTGAGCAAGCACAGATCCAGGAGTTCAAGGAA GCCTTTAGCTGCATCGACCAGAACCATGACGGCATCATCTGCAAGTCAGACCTGAGGGAGACCTACTCCCAGCTGG GGAAGGTGAATGTCCCTGATGAGGAGCTGGACGCCATGCTGCAGGAGGGGAAGGGCCCCATCAACTTTACTGTCTTCCTCTCGCTCTTTGGGGAGAAGCTCAACG GGACAGACCCCGAGGAAGCCATCCTGAGTGCCTTCCGCATGTTCGACCCCAGTGGCCAAGGGGTGGTGAACAAAGACGA GTTCACGCAGCTTCTACTGACGCAGGCGGACAAGTTCTCCCCAGCCGAG gtggAGCAGATGTTTGCGCTGACACCCATGGACCTGGCCGGCAACATCGACTACAAGTCCCTGTGCTACATCATCACCCACGGCGATGAGAAGGAGGAGTAG
- the LOC131482733 gene encoding Friend virus susceptibility protein 1-like, whose amino-acid sequence MGFLNWFWGLWTWLFPETTPKSVKDSTSGSAEGPRSPWQELFSEICKINAFDAPDSPLVRGKDVGDSVHGTFEHLWRSREHSEAGWLLLASLDKVLKEKEELREMVARLQLRLSDLRVSKSVLGESLLACSRRAEVAENQTQALAIRLAELQRKLSARPRRVSAAKVRSLVGKEWDPVSWDGDVWEDPGAGDAELLNFDGAGMSLEMGLPPPRIIPTGHGTATAVFPLTGSPAAPLWTFPPVSQGLHSASPEEVVPAFRAVGVAQGSGDSPPDPPAAPVSPARPAARPSSQLPPEVEADSVSPEAGGRSPQELLELSDGYKQKSEEPAWEWMLRVWESGGKDVHLTRAEFVDMGALSRDPAFNAAAQDVKKGSNSLFGWLAEAWVKRWPTASELEMPDLPWLTVEEGIRRLREIGMVEWLCHLRSTPLPWEGPEDTLLSAAVRNRFVRAAPASLKSCVVALLCGPGLTVGTAMAQLESLSAMGMM is encoded by the coding sequence ATGGGTTTCCTTAACTGGTTTTGGGGTCTCTGGACTTGGCTTTTCCCGGAGACAACACCTAAAAGTGTTAAGGACTCTACTTCCGGGAGTGCCGAAGGCCCCAGGAGCCCGTGGCAGGAGCTGTTCTCAGAGATTTGCAAGATCAACGCGTTCGATGCTCCCGACTCGCCCCTCGTGAGAGGCAAGGACGTGGGTGACTCCGTCCACGGCACGTTCGAGCACTTGTGGAGGAGCAGGGAGCACAGTGAGGCcggctggctgctcctggcttccctggACAAGGTgctgaaggagaaggaggagctcCGCGAGATGGTGGCCCGGCTGCAGCTGCGCCTCAGCGACCTCCGCGTCTCCAAGAGCGTCCTCGGGGAGAGTCTGCTGGCGTGCAGCCGCAGGGCCGAGGTGGCCGAGAACCAGACACAGGCCCTGGCCATTCGCTTGGCCGAGCTGCAGCGGAAGCTGAGCGCCCGGCCGCGCAGGGTGTCCGCGGCCAAGGTGAGGTCGCTGGTCGGCAAAGAGTGGGATCcggtgagctgggatggggacgtGTGGGAGGACCCCGGAGCAGGGGACGCTGAGCTCCTGAACTTCGACGGGGCTGGAATGTCCCTAGAAATGGGCCTCCCGCCCCCCAGAATCATCCCCACCGGCCACGGGACAGCCACAGCTGTATTCCCGCTCACAGGTTCCCCGGCCGCGCCTCTGTGGACCTTCCCGCCTGTGTCGCAGGGGCTTCACTCCGCTTCCCCGGAGGAGGTGGTCCCGGCCTTCCGGGCAGTGGGGGTCGCGCAGGGCTCGGGCGACTCCCCTCCAGACCCCCCAGCGGCACCCGTCTCTCCGGCCAGACCAGCGGCCAGACCCAGTTCACAGCTGCCCCCGGAGGTGGAGGCCGACAGTGTGAGCCCTGAGGCGGGAGGCCGCAGCCCCCAGGAGTTGCTGGAGCTTTCTGATGGGTACAAGCAGAAGTCTGAGGAGCCGGCCTGGGAGTGGATGCTCAGGGTGTGGGAGAGCGGTGGGAAGGACGTCCACTTGACGCGTGCCGAGTTTGTGGACATGGGTGCCCTAAGCCGAGATCCTGCCTTCAACGCCGCCGCCCAGGACGTCAAGAAGGGCTCTAACAGTTTGTTTGGCTGGTTGGCCGAGGCATGGGTCAAGAGGTGGCCCACAGCCAGTGAACTGGAGATGCCCGACCTGCCGTGGCTCACCGTGGAAGAGGGCATCCGGAGGCTGAGGGAGATCGGAATGGTCGAGTGGCTTTGTCACTTACGCTCGACTCCCCTACCCTGGGAGGGGCCTGAGGATACGCTCCTGAGTGCTGCTGTGAGAAACCGCTTCGTGAGGGCGGCCCCCGCGTCCCTGAAGAGCTGTGTGGTGGCTCTGCTCTGCGGGCCGGGCCTCACTGTGGGCACTGCCATGGCACAGCTGGAAAGCCTGAGCGCCATGGGCATGATGTGA